From Butyricimonas paravirosa, one genomic window encodes:
- a CDS encoding rod shape-determining protein has product MGLFSFLTQDIAIDLGTANTIIIMNDKMVVNEPSIVAVDKKTEKVIAIGERARQMQGKTHEYIKTIRPLRDGVIADFNAAEQMIRGMIKMANGKSKFFSPSLRIVVCIPSGSTEVELRAVRDSAEHAGGRDVYMIYEPMAAALGIGLDVEAPEGNMIVDIGGGTTEIAVISLGGIVTNKSIRIAGDDLTDDIQEYMRHQHNIKIGERTAEEIKIHVGSALSELDEPPADFVVQGPNQMTSLPVEVPVSYQEIAHCIEKSISKIEIAILAALEQTPPELYADIVNKGIYLAGGGALLRGLDKRLTDKLNIPFHIAEDPLRAVARGTGIALKNVDRFSFLIR; this is encoded by the coding sequence ATGGGTTTGTTTTCTTTTTTAACACAAGATATAGCGATCGACTTGGGGACAGCGAACACGATCATCATCATGAATGACAAGATGGTTGTAAACGAGCCATCCATTGTTGCCGTCGATAAAAAAACAGAGAAGGTAATTGCTATTGGTGAGAGAGCTCGCCAAATGCAGGGTAAGACACACGAGTATATAAAGACCATTCGCCCGTTGAGAGATGGTGTGATTGCGGACTTTAACGCTGCCGAACAGATGATTCGGGGTATGATCAAGATGGCAAACGGAAAGAGCAAGTTCTTCTCTCCTTCTTTGCGTATTGTGGTTTGTATACCTTCTGGAAGTACTGAGGTTGAACTACGTGCCGTACGAGACTCTGCCGAACACGCCGGAGGACGTGATGTCTATATGATTTACGAGCCGATGGCTGCCGCTTTGGGTATCGGCTTGGACGTGGAAGCCCCGGAAGGTAACATGATCGTGGATATAGGTGGTGGTACCACGGAGATCGCCGTGATCTCTTTGGGAGGTATCGTTACGAATAAATCCATCCGTATTGCGGGTGATGACTTGACGGATGATATTCAGGAATACATGAGACATCAACACAATATCAAGATTGGGGAACGTACAGCAGAAGAAATTAAAATTCATGTCGGTTCAGCTTTGTCCGAACTGGATGAACCTCCTGCCGACTTCGTGGTGCAAGGACCGAATCAGATGACCTCTCTTCCGGTTGAAGTACCTGTTTCCTATCAGGAGATAGCCCATTGTATCGAGAAATCCATTTCTAAAATTGAAATTGCAATCTTGGCCGCTTTGGAACAGACGCCTCCCGAGTTGTATGCAGACATTGTGAACAAAGGAATATACTTGGCCGGTGGTGGTGCATTGTTGCGCGGGTTGGATAAACGTTTGACCGACAAGCTGAACATTCCATTCCATATTGCTGAAGATCCATTGCGAGCCGTGGCCAGAGGTACGGGAATTGCATTAAAGAACGTGGACAGGTTCTCATTCCTTATAAGATAG
- the mreC gene encoding rod shape-determining protein MreC: protein MKEIIKLILKYHFTIIFILLEIVSFSLIIRHNEYQRAIFSESASTLFGNVSSTITSIKDYFRLKEMNESLANENILLKNRLEEYELLRDTIIHGTVVQDSIPVYEYIGAKQVNATYNRTKNYITLNRGRKNGLQKEMAVCTPEGIVGLIQDLSDHFAVVIPLINVDSRISAKIKKNNYYGSLQWDGNDYAYSYLNDIPYHVEVNAGDTIVTSGLSKIFPEGIVVGYVESVDKETANFLKIKVKLAVDFKRINHVYVILNNKKNEQTSLEAINYHE from the coding sequence GTGAAAGAGATTATAAAACTGATATTAAAATATCATTTTACTATTATTTTTATATTACTGGAAATCGTAAGTTTCTCTCTGATTATTCGTCATAACGAATATCAGAGAGCAATTTTCTCTGAAAGTGCTTCTACTCTATTCGGAAACGTCTCGTCAACGATCACGAGCATAAAAGATTATTTTCGTCTAAAAGAGATGAACGAATCTTTGGCAAATGAAAATATCTTGCTGAAAAATCGTTTGGAAGAGTATGAGCTTTTACGGGATACGATTATCCATGGGACGGTTGTGCAAGATAGTATACCTGTTTACGAGTATATCGGGGCAAAACAGGTCAACGCAACATATAACCGGACAAAGAATTACATTACTTTAAATCGAGGACGAAAAAACGGTCTTCAGAAAGAAATGGCCGTTTGTACTCCGGAAGGGATCGTGGGACTTATTCAGGATTTAAGTGATCATTTTGCCGTAGTCATCCCCTTGATCAACGTGGATTCTCGAATTTCGGCCAAAATAAAAAAGAATAACTATTACGGTTCCTTGCAATGGGATGGTAATGATTATGCCTACTCCTATTTGAATGATATTCCCTATCACGTGGAAGTTAATGCCGGAGATACGATTGTCACTTCCGGCCTTTCAAAAATCTTTCCGGAAGGAATTGTCGTGGGATATGTAGAATCTGTTGACAAGGAAACTGCAAACTTCTTAAAGATAAAGGTCAAACTAGCCGTTGATTTCAAGCGCATAAACCATGTTTATGTCATATTGAATAACAAGAAAAATGAGCAAACAAGTTTAGAAGCCATAAACTATCATGAATAA
- a CDS encoding rod shape-determining protein MreD, giving the protein MNNINYFIHLLILSLLQIVIVDNIHLGSYFYLNIYILALYILPYKMKGIPLLLFGFFLGLIMDLADNTVGIHAAASTFIAYIRPRLLQLTSTREEIDDTHGGQGLTDVRWFLKYTFVSTLLFNVVLILTEAFTFNDMLISIIRIILSTFISMLFMLLYYFIGIKKVQQ; this is encoded by the coding sequence ATGAATAATATAAACTATTTCATTCATTTGTTGATACTTTCTTTATTACAGATTGTAATCGTGGATAATATCCACCTTGGCTCCTATTTTTACTTGAACATTTATATTCTGGCTCTCTACATCTTACCTTATAAGATGAAAGGTATACCATTACTGTTATTCGGGTTCTTTTTAGGTTTAATCATGGACTTGGCTGATAACACGGTCGGTATTCATGCCGCGGCATCTACTTTCATCGCTTATATTCGTCCCCGGTTATTGCAGTTGACCTCTACCCGGGAAGAAATAGACGACACGCATGGAGGGCAAGGTCTGACGGATGTCAGGTGGTTTCTGAAATACACGTTTGTTTCCACGCTGTTATTTAACGTGGTACTGATTTTGACAGAGGCCTTTACTTTTAACGATATGCTGATCTCGATTATCCGGATTATTTTAAGTACCTTTATCTCAATGTTATTCATGCTACTCTACTATTTCATCGGAATTAAGAAAGTACAGCAATAA